One Helianthus annuus cultivar XRQ/B chromosome 7, HanXRQr2.0-SUNRISE, whole genome shotgun sequence genomic region harbors:
- the LOC110866763 gene encoding uncharacterized protein LOC110866763, with translation MEFVNAVGQSGGLVCLWDPGVFKFSGSIKNYNFLIIKGRVKGCGEELNILNIYAPQGVSAKKDLWDVIESEIGRSSGMWILLGDFNSVRSPDERRNSAFKAPCARNFNAFIHNMGLVECNMTGKQFTCNRDYGKKLSKIDRMLVLQFLDCKDGFEEVVKGAAESLQNSGLADSTLSKKFSFIRNHIKKWRDDMLLKERETEVKALEEIKSLEETLVERELEEEEEWALWENKKVLKEFEQRKNKDLKQRARVRWAIDGDENSKFFHGSINYRKARNSILGLNIEEIGCLNRRLSKRRC, from the exons ATGGAGTTTGTTAACGCGGTGGGGCAATCGGGTGGGTTGGTGTGTTTGTGGGATCCTGGAGTTTTCAAATTCTCTGGGTCGATCAAAAACTATAATTTTCTTATTATCAAAGGGAGGGTTAAGGGGTGTGGGGAGGAGCtaaatattttaaatatttatGCTCCGCAAGGGGTTTCAGCCAAGAAAGATCTGTGGGATGTTATCGAGTCCGAGATTGGCAGGAGCTCTGGTATGTGGATCCTGTTGGGGGATTTCAACTCCGTGCGGTCACCCGACGAGAGGAGAAATTCCGCTTTCAAAGCTCCTTGCGCTAgaaattttaatgcttttattcataacATGGGCCTTGTTGAGTGTAACATGACAGGGAAACAGTTTACTTGCAACCGTGACTACGGCAAGAAACTAAGCAAAATTGATCGGATGTTG GTTCTTCAATTCTTGGATTGTAAAGATGGGTTCGAGGAGGTGGTCAAAGGGGCAGCGGAATCGCTTCAGAATTCGGGCCTTGCTGACTCGACTCTTTCTAAAAAGTTTTCCTTTATAAGGAATCACATTAAAAAATGGAGGGACGACATGCTTTTGAAAGAAAGAGAAACCGAGGTTAAAGCCCTAGAGGAGATTAAAAGTCTAGAAGAAACCTTGGTTGAAAGAGAGCTCGAGGAGGAAGAAGAATGGGCGCTGTGGGAGAACAAAAAAGTCCTGAAAGAGTTCGAACAAAGGAAAAATAAGGATCTTAAACAACGTGCTAGGGTTCGTTGGGCGATCGACGGGGATGAGAACTCTAAATTTTTTCATGGTTCGATTAACTATAGGAAGGCGAGGAATTCGATCCTGGGCCTTAATATTGAGGAAATTGGGTGTCTAAACCGTCGCTTATCAAAAAGGAGGTGTTGA